From the Burkholderia ubonensis genome, one window contains:
- a CDS encoding NADP-dependent isocitrate dehydrogenase, producing MSTSPKIIYTLTDEAPALATYSLLPIVKAFTRSSGVAVETRDISLAGRIIAAFADVLPPGQKGSDDLAELGQLTLKPEANIIKLPNISASVPQLKAAIAELQAQGYALPAYPEEPSTDEEKAVKARYDKIKGSAVNPVLREGNSDRRAPLSVKNYARKHPHKMGAWQADSKAHVAHMSEGDFYGSEKSALIADAGSVKIELTKADGTKQVLKEKTAVKAGEIIDASVMSKKALRSFLEAQIADAKAQGVLFSVHLKATMMKVSDPILFGHAVSVYYQDALAKHADVLARAGFNPNNGIGDLYARLKDLPADTREAIEADIKAVYAARPRLAMVNSDKGITNLHVPSDVIVDASMPAMIRESGRMWGPDGELYDAKAVIPDRCYAGVYQAVIEDCKRHGAFDPVTMGSVPNVGLMAQAAEEYGSHDKTFQIPADGVVRVTDEAGNVLLEHAVEAGDVWRMCQAKDAPIQDWVKLAVNRARATGAPAVFWLDPARAHDAQVIAKVERYLKDHDTNGLDIRIMTPVDATRFSLERIRAGKDTISVTGNVLRDYLTDLFPIMELGTSAKMLSIVPLMAGGGMFETGAGGSAPKHVQQFVEEGFLRWDSLGEFLALAASLEHLGQAYGNPKALVLAKTLDQATGKFLDENKSPARKVGGLDNRGSHFYLCLYWAQALAAQTDDAALQAQFAGVAKALADNEARILEELGAAQGKPVSIGGYYRPNVDLTSQAMRPSATLNGIVDAVA from the coding sequence ATGTCCACTTCGCCCAAGATCATCTACACCCTCACCGACGAAGCGCCCGCGCTCGCGACCTACTCGCTGCTGCCGATCGTCAAGGCCTTCACGCGCTCGTCCGGCGTCGCCGTCGAGACGCGCGACATCTCGCTCGCCGGCCGCATCATCGCCGCATTCGCGGACGTCCTGCCGCCCGGGCAGAAGGGTTCGGACGATCTGGCCGAACTGGGCCAGCTCACGCTGAAGCCGGAAGCGAACATCATCAAGCTGCCGAACATCAGCGCGTCGGTGCCGCAGCTGAAGGCCGCGATCGCCGAACTGCAGGCGCAGGGCTACGCGCTGCCGGCCTATCCGGAAGAGCCGTCGACCGATGAAGAGAAGGCCGTCAAGGCCCGTTACGACAAGATCAAGGGCAGCGCGGTGAATCCGGTGCTGCGCGAAGGCAACTCCGACCGCCGCGCGCCGCTGTCGGTCAAGAACTACGCCCGCAAGCATCCGCACAAGATGGGCGCGTGGCAGGCCGACTCGAAGGCGCACGTCGCGCACATGAGCGAAGGCGACTTCTACGGCAGCGAGAAGTCGGCGCTGATCGCCGACGCCGGCAGCGTGAAGATCGAGCTGACGAAGGCCGACGGCACGAAGCAGGTCCTGAAGGAAAAGACGGCCGTCAAGGCCGGCGAGATCATCGACGCGTCGGTGATGAGCAAGAAGGCGCTGCGCAGCTTCCTCGAAGCGCAGATCGCCGACGCGAAGGCGCAGGGCGTGCTGTTCTCGGTGCACCTGAAGGCGACCATGATGAAGGTCTCGGACCCGATCCTGTTCGGCCACGCCGTGTCGGTGTACTACCAGGACGCGCTCGCGAAGCACGCCGACGTGCTCGCGCGGGCCGGCTTCAACCCGAACAACGGCATCGGCGACCTGTACGCGCGCCTGAAGGACCTGCCGGCCGACACGCGTGAAGCGATCGAAGCCGACATCAAGGCCGTGTACGCGGCGCGTCCGCGCCTCGCGATGGTCAACTCCGACAAGGGCATCACGAACCTGCACGTGCCGAGCGACGTGATCGTCGACGCGTCGATGCCGGCGATGATCCGCGAGTCGGGCCGCATGTGGGGCCCGGACGGCGAGCTGTACGACGCGAAGGCCGTGATTCCGGACCGCTGCTACGCAGGCGTCTACCAGGCCGTCATCGAAGACTGCAAGCGGCACGGCGCGTTCGACCCGGTCACGATGGGCAGCGTGCCGAACGTCGGCCTGATGGCGCAGGCGGCCGAAGAATACGGTTCGCACGACAAGACGTTCCAGATTCCGGCGGACGGCGTCGTGCGCGTCACCGACGAAGCGGGCAACGTGCTGCTCGAGCACGCGGTCGAAGCGGGCGACGTGTGGCGCATGTGCCAGGCCAAGGATGCGCCGATCCAGGACTGGGTCAAGCTCGCGGTGAACCGCGCCCGCGCGACCGGCGCGCCGGCCGTGTTCTGGCTCGATCCGGCGCGCGCGCACGACGCGCAGGTCATCGCGAAGGTCGAGCGCTACCTGAAGGATCACGACACGAACGGCCTCGACATCCGCATCATGACGCCGGTCGACGCGACCCGCTTCTCGCTCGAGCGCATCCGCGCGGGCAAGGACACGATCTCGGTGACGGGCAACGTGCTGCGCGACTACCTGACCGACCTGTTCCCGATCATGGAGCTCGGCACCAGCGCGAAGATGCTGTCGATCGTTCCGCTGATGGCAGGTGGCGGCATGTTCGAAACGGGTGCGGGCGGCTCCGCGCCGAAGCACGTCCAGCAGTTCGTCGAAGAGGGCTTCCTGCGCTGGGATTCGCTCGGCGAATTCCTCGCGCTCGCGGCGTCGCTCGAGCACCTCGGCCAGGCTTACGGCAACCCGAAGGCGCTCGTGCTCGCGAAGACGCTCGACCAGGCGACCGGCAAGTTCCTCGACGAGAACAAGTCGCCGGCGCGCAAGGTCGGCGGCCTCGACAACCGCGGCAGCCACTTCTACCTGTGCCTGTACTGGGCGCAGGCGCTTGCCGCGCAAACCGACGACGCGGCGCTGCAGGCGCAGTTCGCCGGCGTCGCGAAAGCGCTCGCCGACAACGAGGCGCGCATCCTCGAGGAGCTGGGCGCGGCGCAGGGCAAGCCGGTGAGCATCGGCGGCTACTATCGCCCGAACGTCGACCTGACGAGCCAGGCGATGCGTCCGAGCGCGACGCTGAACGGCATCGTCGACGCGGTCGCTTGA
- a CDS encoding multicopper oxidase family protein, which yields MIRRTFLSHAVGVAVASLVARSAWAQHAGHAGMADMEMDDMPGMSGTVSHGQHGKHAPAARPAPLAAADALPAGAPLASLRTLANESREPGTFRATLVAQPVARPMLRGARPTTFWQFGDGVQGPVVGPLIDVREGDTVEIRFVNRLPQPSTIHWHGLPVPPDQDGNPSAPVAPGASHVYRFTLPKGSAGTYWYHPHPHMMTAEQVFRGLAGPFVVRATDDPLAGWPERNLFVSDLKLTRDGTIASNDMMDWMNGREGQFVLVNGARRPRIEVAGDERWRVWNACSARYLRLAFDDGRAFEQAGTDGGLLETPRRVTSLLLAPGERAELLVRAGDRASRAVLVAAEYDRRKMAMSDDGHGSLPPDPALPLADVAFAPAAARSLPATLRAVPELGKPVADKTVAFGEEMDMDAMMAGPAHGRPSGMRFTINGDVYAPHRATLTSRAGDVERWTIRNETDMDHPFHLHGTQFQVIERASGGARTPEPFRAWRDTVNVRSGETVTLLTTQDLRGERMFHCHILEHEDLGMMGTLKVV from the coding sequence ATGATACGGAGAACCTTCCTGTCGCACGCCGTCGGCGTCGCCGTCGCGTCGCTGGTCGCGCGCAGCGCGTGGGCGCAGCACGCGGGTCACGCCGGCATGGCCGACATGGAGATGGACGATATGCCCGGGATGTCGGGCACGGTGTCGCACGGGCAGCACGGCAAGCATGCGCCGGCGGCGCGTCCGGCCCCGCTTGCCGCCGCCGACGCGTTGCCGGCCGGCGCGCCGCTGGCGTCGTTGCGCACGCTTGCGAACGAGAGCCGCGAGCCCGGGACGTTTCGCGCGACGCTCGTCGCGCAGCCGGTCGCGCGCCCGATGCTGCGTGGCGCTCGCCCGACGACGTTCTGGCAATTCGGCGACGGCGTCCAGGGGCCGGTCGTCGGGCCGCTGATCGACGTGCGCGAAGGCGATACGGTCGAGATTCGTTTCGTGAACCGGTTGCCGCAGCCGTCGACGATACACTGGCACGGGCTGCCGGTGCCGCCCGACCAGGACGGCAATCCGTCCGCGCCGGTCGCGCCGGGCGCGTCGCACGTCTATCGGTTCACGCTGCCGAAGGGGAGCGCGGGCACGTACTGGTATCACCCGCATCCGCACATGATGACGGCCGAGCAGGTGTTTCGCGGGCTGGCGGGGCCGTTCGTCGTGCGCGCGACGGACGATCCGCTCGCCGGCTGGCCGGAACGCAACCTGTTCGTGTCCGATCTGAAGCTCACTCGCGACGGCACGATCGCGTCGAACGACATGATGGACTGGATGAACGGCCGTGAAGGCCAGTTCGTGCTGGTCAACGGCGCGCGGCGGCCGCGCATCGAGGTCGCGGGCGACGAGCGCTGGCGCGTGTGGAACGCGTGCAGCGCGCGCTATCTGCGGCTCGCGTTCGACGACGGCCGCGCGTTCGAGCAGGCGGGCACCGACGGCGGGCTGCTGGAGACGCCGCGCCGCGTCACGTCGCTACTGCTCGCGCCGGGCGAGCGCGCGGAGTTGCTGGTGCGTGCCGGCGACCGCGCGTCGCGCGCGGTGCTGGTCGCGGCCGAATACGACCGGCGCAAGATGGCGATGTCGGACGACGGGCACGGCAGCCTGCCGCCGGATCCGGCGCTGCCGCTCGCCGACGTCGCATTCGCGCCGGCCGCCGCGCGATCGCTGCCCGCGACGCTGCGCGCGGTGCCCGAGCTCGGGAAGCCGGTCGCGGACAAGACGGTGGCGTTCGGCGAGGAAATGGACATGGACGCGATGATGGCCGGGCCCGCGCACGGCCGTCCGTCCGGCATGCGCTTCACGATCAACGGTGATGTGTATGCACCGCACCGGGCGACGCTGACGAGCCGTGCGGGCGACGTCGAACGCTGGACGATCCGCAACGAAACCGACATGGATCACCCGTTCCATCTGCACGGCACGCAGTTCCAGGTGATCGAGCGCGCGTCGGGCGGCGCCCGCACGCCGGAGCCGTTCCGCGCATGGCGCGATACGGTGAACGTGCGCAGCGGCGAAACCGTGACGTTGCTCACGACGCAGGACTTGCGCGGCGAGCGCATGTTCCATTGCCACATCCTCGAGCACGAGGATCTCGGCATGATGGGGACGCTGAAGGTCGTGTAA
- a CDS encoding cold-shock protein, translating to MATGIVKWFNDAKGFGFITPDEGGEDLFAHFSAINMQGFKTLKEGQKVSFEVVQGPKGKQASNIQAA from the coding sequence ATGGCAACTGGTATTGTCAAATGGTTCAATGACGCGAAGGGCTTCGGTTTCATCACTCCCGACGAGGGCGGTGAGGATCTGTTCGCACACTTCTCGGCCATCAACATGCAGGGTTTCAAGACCCTGAAGGAAGGCCAGAAGGTGAGCTTCGAGGTCGTCCAAGGACCGAAAGGCAAGCAGGCTTCGAATATCCAGGCCGCCTGA
- the clpS gene encoding ATP-dependent Clp protease adapter ClpS has product MAIIPDKQDSTVLERKQQKLKPPSMYKVVLLNDDFTPMEFVVMVVQEYFKKDRETATQIMLKVHREGRGVCGVYTRDIASTKVEQVVTHARQAGHPLQCVMEEA; this is encoded by the coding sequence ATGGCGATTATCCCGGACAAGCAGGACAGCACCGTCCTGGAACGCAAGCAGCAGAAGCTGAAGCCGCCTTCGATGTACAAGGTGGTGCTGCTCAACGACGACTTCACGCCGATGGAGTTCGTCGTGATGGTCGTGCAGGAGTATTTCAAGAAGGATCGCGAGACGGCCACGCAGATCATGCTGAAGGTCCATCGCGAAGGGCGAGGGGTTTGTGGGGTCTATACGCGGGACATCGCGTCGACCAAGGTTGAGCAAGTCGTTACCCATGCGCGGCAGGCAGGGCATCCGCTGCAGTGCGTGATGGAGGAAGCATGA
- the clpA gene encoding ATP-dependent Clp protease ATP-binding subunit ClpA gives MIAQELEVSLHMAFMEARQARHEFITVEHLLLALLDNPTAAEVLRACAANIEDLRQNLRNFIHDNTPTVPGTDDVDTQPTLGFQRVIQRAIMHVQSTSNGKKEVTGANVLVAIFGEKDSHAVYYLQQQGVTRLDVVNFISHGIAKTNSGEAAKASDANAESEDANAQKETPLAQFTQNLNQMAKDGRIDPLIGRESEVERVVQVLCRRRKNNPLLVGEAGVGKTAIAEGLAYRITRGEVPDILANAQVYSLDMGALLAGTKYRGDFEQRLKTVLKELKERPHAILFIDEIHTLIGAGAASGGTLDASNLLKPALSSGTLKCIGATTFTEYRGIFEKDAALSRRFQKVDVTEPTVEQTVAILRGLKSRFEEHHGVKYSSGALSAAAELSARFITDRHLPDKAIDVIDEAGAAQRILPKSKQKKTIGKSEIEEIIAKIARVPAQSVSQDDRSKLQTLDRDLKSVVFGQDPAIDALAASIKMARAGLGKMDKPIGAFLFSGPTGVGKTEVARQLAFTLGIELIRFDMSEYMERHAVSRLIGAPPGYVGFDQGGLLTEAVTKKPHCVLLLDEIEKAHPDIFNVLLQVMDHGTLTDNNGRKADFRNVIIIMTTNAGAESMQKATIGFTTRRETGDEMADIKRLFTPEFRNRLDAIISFRSLDEEIIMRVVDKFLIQLEEQLHEKKVDALFTDALRKHLAKHGFDPLMGARPMQRLIQDTIRRALADELLFGKLVNGGHVTVDVDESDKVQLSFDKLANPPHKPNEEAVEVE, from the coding sequence ATGATTGCCCAGGAATTGGAAGTCAGCCTGCACATGGCGTTCATGGAAGCACGTCAGGCGCGCCATGAGTTCATAACGGTCGAGCATCTGCTGCTGGCCCTGCTGGATAATCCGACGGCGGCCGAGGTGTTGCGCGCGTGTGCGGCGAACATCGAGGACCTGCGTCAGAACCTGCGCAATTTCATCCACGACAATACGCCCACGGTCCCGGGCACCGACGACGTCGATACGCAACCGACGCTCGGTTTCCAGCGCGTGATCCAGCGCGCGATCATGCATGTCCAGTCGACTTCCAACGGCAAGAAGGAAGTGACCGGCGCGAACGTGCTCGTCGCGATCTTCGGCGAGAAGGACTCCCACGCGGTGTACTACCTGCAGCAGCAGGGCGTCACCCGCCTCGACGTCGTCAATTTCATCTCGCACGGCATCGCGAAGACGAACAGCGGCGAGGCCGCGAAGGCGAGCGACGCGAATGCCGAGAGCGAGGACGCGAACGCGCAGAAGGAAACCCCGCTCGCGCAGTTCACGCAGAACCTGAACCAGATGGCGAAGGACGGCCGCATCGATCCGCTGATCGGGCGCGAATCCGAAGTCGAGCGCGTCGTGCAGGTGCTGTGCCGCCGCCGCAAGAACAATCCGCTGCTCGTCGGCGAGGCCGGCGTCGGCAAGACCGCGATCGCGGAAGGGCTCGCGTACCGCATCACGCGCGGCGAAGTGCCGGACATCCTCGCGAACGCGCAGGTCTACTCGCTCGACATGGGCGCGCTGCTCGCAGGCACCAAGTATCGCGGCGATTTCGAGCAGCGCCTGAAGACGGTGCTGAAGGAACTGAAGGAGCGTCCGCACGCGATCCTGTTCATCGACGAGATCCATACGCTGATCGGCGCGGGCGCCGCGTCGGGCGGCACGCTCGACGCGTCGAACCTGCTGAAGCCGGCGCTGTCGTCGGGCACGCTCAAGTGCATCGGAGCTACGACGTTCACCGAATATCGCGGCATCTTCGAGAAGGATGCGGCGCTGTCGCGGCGCTTCCAGAAGGTCGACGTGACCGAGCCGACCGTCGAGCAGACGGTCGCGATCCTGCGCGGCCTGAAGTCGCGCTTCGAGGAGCACCACGGCGTCAAGTATTCGTCGGGCGCGCTGTCGGCGGCGGCCGAACTGTCGGCGCGCTTCATCACCGACCGTCACCTGCCCGACAAGGCGATCGACGTGATCGACGAGGCGGGCGCCGCGCAGCGCATCCTGCCGAAGTCGAAGCAGAAGAAGACGATCGGCAAGAGCGAGATCGAGGAAATCATCGCGAAGATCGCGCGCGTGCCGGCGCAGAGCGTGTCGCAGGACGACCGCAGCAAGCTGCAGACGCTCGACCGCGATCTGAAGAGCGTCGTGTTCGGCCAGGATCCGGCGATCGACGCGCTCGCGGCATCGATCAAGATGGCGCGCGCGGGCCTCGGCAAGATGGACAAGCCGATCGGCGCGTTCCTGTTCTCCGGCCCGACGGGCGTCGGCAAGACGGAGGTGGCGCGCCAGCTCGCGTTCACGCTCGGCATCGAGCTGATCCGCTTCGACATGTCGGAATACATGGAGCGCCATGCGGTGAGCCGCCTGATCGGCGCGCCGCCGGGCTACGTCGGGTTCGACCAGGGCGGCCTCTTGACCGAAGCCGTCACGAAGAAGCCGCACTGCGTGCTGCTGCTCGACGAGATCGAGAAGGCGCATCCGGACATCTTCAACGTGCTGCTGCAGGTGATGGACCACGGCACGCTGACGGACAACAACGGCCGCAAGGCGGATTTCCGCAACGTCATCATCATCATGACGACGAACGCGGGCGCCGAGTCGATGCAGAAGGCGACGATCGGCTTCACGACGCGCCGCGAAACCGGCGACGAGATGGCCGACATCAAGCGCCTGTTCACGCCGGAGTTCCGCAACCGTCTCGACGCGATCATCAGCTTCCGCTCGCTCGATGAGGAAATCATCATGCGCGTGGTCGACAAGTTCCTGATCCAGCTCGAGGAGCAGCTGCACGAGAAGAAGGTCGACGCGCTGTTCACCGACGCGTTGCGCAAGCATCTCGCGAAGCACGGCTTCGACCCGCTGATGGGCGCGCGGCCGATGCAGCGGCTGATCCAGGACACGATCCGTCGCGCGCTCGCCGACGAACTGCTGTTCGGCAAGCTGGTGAACGGCGGTCACGTGACGGTCGACGTCGACGAAAGCGACAAGGTGCAGTTGTCGTTCGACAAGCTGGCGAATCCGCCGCACAAGCCGAACGAGGAAGCGGTCGAAGTCGAATAA
- a CDS encoding amino acid permease, whose protein sequence is MSQQQRTFDNIVEREQGLRHALSSGQMAMIAIGGAIGTGLFLGSGFAIGLAGPSVMVSYAIGALIALLLMGALAEMTVAHPTAGSFGAYAEHYVGPLAGFLVRYGYWFAVVFAIGTEISAIAVFMKYWFPTVPGWYWVVGFSALLIAVNMASVTLYGAVEYAFSLLKIAAIVVFVVLGAYLVWSAPAASGIGFANYTAHGGFLPKGPWGTWVAVIVAIFSYMSIEAVAIAAGEARDPEHAVTRAFRSTVFRLVLFYLLTLALMLAIVPWTQAGTDESPFVKVMAATRVPYAAGVINFVVLVAALSAMNSQLYVTTRMMFSLSRARLAPAVFGRLGANGVPRAALWVSTSGVAVAAVLVALSPDTAFTVMMAIAMFGALFTWLMIFVTHLRFRRHYRGPALAFRMWWHPFGSLLGAGLLAAILLTTAFTHEFRMTMAVGIAFVVLLTLAYALHYRHRHAR, encoded by the coding sequence GTGTCGCAACAACAACGGACGTTCGACAACATCGTCGAACGCGAACAAGGGCTGCGCCACGCATTGTCGTCGGGGCAGATGGCGATGATCGCGATCGGCGGCGCGATCGGCACCGGGCTGTTTCTCGGCAGCGGCTTCGCGATCGGGCTCGCCGGCCCGAGCGTGATGGTTTCGTATGCGATCGGCGCGCTGATCGCACTGCTGCTGATGGGCGCGCTCGCGGAAATGACCGTCGCGCATCCGACCGCCGGTTCGTTCGGCGCGTATGCGGAGCATTACGTCGGCCCGCTCGCCGGCTTTCTCGTGCGCTACGGGTACTGGTTCGCGGTCGTGTTCGCGATCGGCACCGAGATCAGCGCGATCGCGGTGTTCATGAAGTACTGGTTCCCGACGGTGCCCGGGTGGTACTGGGTGGTCGGCTTCTCGGCGCTGCTGATCGCCGTGAACATGGCGAGCGTCACGCTGTACGGGGCGGTCGAGTACGCGTTTTCGCTGCTGAAGATCGCGGCGATCGTCGTGTTCGTCGTGCTCGGCGCGTATCTGGTCTGGTCCGCGCCGGCCGCGTCCGGCATCGGCTTCGCGAACTACACCGCGCACGGCGGCTTCCTGCCGAAGGGGCCGTGGGGCACCTGGGTCGCGGTGATCGTCGCGATCTTCAGCTACATGAGCATCGAAGCCGTCGCGATCGCGGCGGGCGAGGCGCGCGACCCGGAGCATGCGGTCACGCGCGCGTTCCGCTCGACGGTGTTCCGGCTCGTGCTGTTCTATCTGCTGACGCTCGCGCTGATGCTCGCGATCGTGCCGTGGACGCAGGCCGGCACCGACGAAAGCCCGTTCGTGAAGGTGATGGCCGCGACGCGCGTGCCGTATGCGGCCGGCGTGATCAATTTCGTCGTGCTGGTCGCCGCGCTGTCGGCGATGAACAGCCAGCTCTACGTGACGACGCGGATGATGTTCAGCCTGTCGCGCGCCCGCCTCGCGCCGGCGGTGTTCGGCCGGCTCGGCGCGAACGGCGTGCCGCGCGCGGCGCTGTGGGTGTCGACGAGCGGCGTCGCGGTCGCGGCCGTGCTGGTCGCGCTGTCGCCGGACACCGCGTTCACCGTGATGATGGCGATCGCGATGTTCGGCGCGCTGTTCACGTGGCTGATGATCTTCGTTACGCATCTGCGCTTTCGCCGGCATTATCGCGGCCCGGCGCTCGCGTTCCGGATGTGGTGGCATCCGTTCGGCAGCCTGCTCGGCGCGGGCCTGCTCGCCGCGATCCTCCTGACGACCGCGTTCACGCACGAGTTCCGGATGACGATGGCGGTCGGCATCGCGTTCGTCGTGCTGCTGACGCTCGCTTACGCGCTGCATTACCGGCACCGGCACGCGCGGTGA
- the dut gene encoding dUTP diphosphatase, which translates to MKLDLKILDARMRDYLPAYATTGSAGLDLRACLDAPLTLKPGETALVPTGLAIHLADPGYAALILPRSGLGHKHGIVLGNLVGLIDSDYQGELMISTWNRGQTEFVLNPFERLAQLVIVPVVQAQFNIVSDFAASDRGAGGFGSTGRH; encoded by the coding sequence ATGAAACTCGACCTGAAGATCCTCGACGCGCGCATGCGCGACTACCTGCCCGCCTATGCGACGACCGGCAGCGCCGGCCTCGACCTGCGCGCGTGCCTCGACGCGCCGCTGACGCTGAAGCCGGGCGAGACCGCGCTCGTGCCGACCGGCCTCGCGATCCATCTCGCCGACCCCGGCTACGCGGCGCTGATCCTGCCGCGCTCTGGCCTCGGCCACAAGCACGGCATCGTGCTCGGCAACCTGGTCGGCCTGATCGACTCCGACTACCAGGGCGAGCTGATGATCTCGACGTGGAACCGCGGCCAGACCGAATTCGTGCTGAACCCGTTCGAACGCCTCGCGCAGCTCGTGATCGTGCCGGTCGTGCAGGCGCAGTTCAACATCGTCAGCGATTTCGCCGCGAGCGATCGCGGCGCGGGCGGCTTCGGCAGCACCGGCCGTCACTGA
- the coaBC gene encoding bifunctional phosphopantothenoylcysteine decarboxylase/phosphopantothenate--cysteine ligase CoaBC, with protein MAHAELAGKHLVLGLTGGIACYKIAELTRLLTKAGATVQVAMTEAATQFITPVTMQALSGRPVYTSQWDPRVGNNMAHIDLSREADAIVIAPASTDFLAKLAHGFADDLLSTLCVARDCPLLVVPAMNRQMWQNPATQRNVAQLRADGVSVLGPDSGAQACGEVGDGRMLEPEAIYEAIVAHFQPKRLAHRRVLITAGPTFEPLDPVRGLTNRSSGKMGFALARAAQQAGAEVHLVAGPVALATPWGVYREDVQTAQQMYDAVMNAVPDADIFIAVAAVADWRVAQPAEHKMKKTADRKMPALTFVENPDILASVAALPDPPFCVGFAAESGDLDVHGDEKRKRKNVPLLVGNLGPQTFGRDDNEVALFDAAGITRLPRAPKDELAHVLVDEIAKRLPDNRLI; from the coding sequence TTGGCACACGCAGAACTCGCAGGAAAACACCTCGTCCTCGGCCTGACGGGCGGCATCGCCTGCTACAAGATCGCCGAGCTGACCCGCCTGCTCACCAAGGCGGGCGCGACCGTGCAGGTCGCGATGACGGAAGCCGCGACCCAGTTCATCACGCCCGTCACGATGCAGGCGCTGTCCGGCCGGCCCGTCTACACGAGCCAGTGGGACCCGCGCGTCGGCAACAACATGGCGCACATCGACCTGTCGCGCGAAGCCGACGCGATCGTCATCGCGCCCGCGTCGACCGACTTCCTCGCGAAGCTCGCGCACGGGTTCGCGGACGACTTGCTGTCGACGCTGTGCGTCGCGCGCGATTGTCCGCTGCTCGTCGTGCCCGCGATGAACCGCCAGATGTGGCAGAACCCGGCCACCCAGCGCAACGTCGCGCAGCTGCGCGCGGACGGCGTGTCGGTGCTCGGCCCCGATTCGGGCGCGCAGGCGTGCGGCGAGGTCGGCGACGGCCGCATGCTCGAGCCGGAGGCGATCTACGAGGCGATCGTCGCGCACTTCCAGCCTAAGCGGCTCGCGCACCGGCGCGTGCTGATCACGGCCGGCCCGACCTTCGAACCGCTCGACCCGGTGCGCGGGCTCACCAACCGCTCGAGCGGCAAGATGGGCTTCGCGCTCGCGCGCGCGGCGCAGCAGGCCGGTGCGGAAGTGCATCTGGTCGCCGGCCCCGTCGCGCTGGCAACGCCGTGGGGCGTGTACCGGGAAGACGTGCAGACCGCGCAGCAGATGTACGACGCGGTGATGAACGCGGTGCCCGATGCCGACATCTTCATCGCGGTGGCCGCGGTGGCCGACTGGCGCGTGGCGCAGCCGGCCGAACACAAGATGAAGAAGACCGCCGACCGCAAGATGCCCGCGCTGACGTTCGTCGAGAACCCGGACATCCTCGCGTCGGTCGCGGCGCTCCCCGATCCGCCGTTCTGCGTCGGCTTCGCGGCGGAAAGCGGCGACCTCGACGTGCACGGCGACGAGAAGCGCAAGCGCAAGAACGTGCCGCTGCTCGTCGGCAATCTCGGCCCGCAGACGTTCGGCCGCGACGACAACGAAGTCGCGCTGTTCGACGCGGCCGGCATCACGCGCCTGCCGCGCGCGCCGAAGGACGAACTCGCGCACGTGCTCGTCGACGAAATCGCGAAGCGCCTGCCCGACAACCGACTGATCTGA
- the lspA gene encoding signal peptidase II, with product MAKTLSKSASGALAPWLGISLIVILFDQLTKIAILKTFAYGAQHALTSFFNLVLVYNQGAAFGFLAAAGGWQRWAFTALGIGATLVICYLLKRHGHQRLFSLSLALILGGALGNVIDRLVYGHVIDFLDFHVGAWHFPAFNLADSAITVGAVLLIYDELRRVRGAR from the coding sequence ATGGCGAAGACCCTGTCGAAATCGGCAAGTGGCGCGCTCGCGCCGTGGCTCGGCATTTCACTGATCGTCATCCTGTTCGACCAGCTGACGAAGATCGCGATCCTGAAGACCTTCGCGTACGGCGCGCAGCACGCGCTGACGTCGTTCTTCAACCTGGTGCTCGTCTATAACCAGGGCGCCGCGTTCGGCTTTCTCGCGGCGGCGGGCGGCTGGCAGCGCTGGGCGTTCACCGCGCTCGGCATCGGCGCGACGCTCGTGATCTGCTACCTGCTGAAGCGCCACGGCCACCAGCGCCTGTTCAGCCTGTCGCTCGCGCTGATCCTCGGCGGCGCGCTCGGCAACGTGATCGACCGGCTCGTCTATGGTCACGTGATCGACTTCCTCGACTTCCACGTCGGCGCCTGGCATTTCCCGGCGTTCAACCTCGCCGATTCCGCGATCACGGTCGGCGCGGTGCTGCTGATCTACGACGAGCTGCGTCGCGTGCGCGGCGCGCGCTAA